Within Azoarcus sp. DD4, the genomic segment CGGCCTTGGCACGGGCGTCGTCGCCCGAGAAGAACAGCACGCGCCGTCCGCCCTCGGCCGCCGGATCGCTGGCCAGCAAATGCGCCTGCAGGTGGTTGAAAGCCTTGACCACGCGGGCGCCGGGCACCCGTTCGGCGAACACCGCGCTGGAGACGCGGCCGGCCAGGTCGACCGGCTTGAACAGCGGAGCCTCGATCGGGTTGTTGGCGTCGATGACGATGCGGCCGCCGAAGTCCGGCAGGCCGGCGAGGGCCGTGGGCAGCTTCGACCAATTCACCGCCACCAGCACGATGTCCTGCGCGGCGGCTTCCTCGCGGCTGCCGGCGCGGATCGTCGGCCCGAGCCTGGCGGCCAGTTCCTGCAGCGAGGCCGGGCCGCGGCTGTTGGCGATGACGGCGGGGATGCCCTTGGTGGCGAGGGCGGTGGCGAAGGCGGTACCGATGGCGCCGGCGCCGAGGATGCCGATGGTTTTCATGAGATGTGCTCCTTGAAGGGGATGGGGGTGGGTTCAGGCGGTGAAGCCGCCGTCGGCGACGATGTCGGCGCCGGTGACGAAGGCGGCGGCGGGGCTGGCGAGGAAGGCGACGACCGTGGCAATTTCCTGCGGCTGGCCGTAGCGGCCGATGGCCATGCCCGGGCCGACGATCTTGCTGACCGGGCCGCCGTCCGGGTTCATGTCGGTGTCGGTGGGGCCGGGATGGACGGTGTTCACCGTGATGCCGCGCGGGCCGAGGTCGCGCACCAGGCTGCGGTTGAAGCCGGTGACCGCGCCCTTGGTCAGGGTGTAGAGCGAGGCGCCGGGAAAGGCGGCGTAGCGCGTCATCGACGAGCCGATGTGGATCACCCGGCCGCCCTGTTGCATGTGGCGGGTGGCTTCCTGGGTGGCGACGAAGACGCCGGTGACGTTGACCGCGATCATGCGTTCGTAGTCCTCGAAGGCGATGTCGCCGATCGGGCCGCCGAGCGCGATGCCGGCGTTGTTCACCAGGATGTCGAGGCGGCCGAAGGTTTCGACCGTGTGCGCCACCGCGGCGCGCACCGCGTCCGGATTGCCGGCGTCCGCCGCGATGGCGAGCGCGCGGCCGCCGGCGGCCTCGATGTCGCGGACGACCTCGGCGGCACGCGCCGGCGAGGCGCTGTAGGTGAAGGCAACGGTGGCGCCGTCGGCGGCCAGGCGCTTGACGATGGCGGCGCCGATGGAACGCGAACCGCCGGTGACGAGGGCGACCTTGCCGGCGAGAGGAAGGGTGTGGGAAGACATGGCTGTGTGCTCCGTGTGTGGTTGAGGTGGAGCCACTTTCGCCGATCCATTGCCGCTTGATTAGCCGGTAATTACTTGAATGATTTTCAAGCTTTAGTATAAGGTAGGGCGATGGAAACCCTCGCCAACCTCGAATCCTTCGTCCGCAGCGCCGAAACCGGCAGCTTCTCCGCCGCCGCGCGCCGGCTGGCGCTGACGCCGGCGGCGGTCAGCCGCAACGTCGCCATGCTGGAGCGCAACCTCGGCCTGCGGCTGTTCCAGCGCTCCACCCGCAAGCTCACGCTCACCGAGGCCGGCGAGCGCTTCCTCGCCGCCATCGGCGGCAATCTCGACGCCCTGCAGACGGCCATCGCCGAAGCCGGCAGCGCGCAGGGGGAACCGGCCGGCGTGCTCAAGCTCAGCCTGCCGCCCACCTTCGGCCTCAGCCATGTGCTGCCGCTGCTGCCGGAATTCCTCGCGCGCCATCCGCGCGTGCGGCCGGAATGGCACTTCGAGAACCGCCAGGTGGATCTGATCGCGGAGGGCTACGATGCCGCCATCGGCGGCGGCTTCGAGCTGACGCCGGGGGTGGTGGCGCGCGCGCTGGCGCCGGCGCACATCGTCGCGGTGGCGGCGCCGGGGTTGGCGGCGGGGCGCGCGCCGCTGGTGGACCCCGCCGGGCTGGCCGGGTGGCCGGGCATCGTCATGCGTTCGGGGCGCAGCGGTCGGGTGCGCCACTGGACGATGCGCGACCTCGCCGGCCGGGAGATGGCGGCGCCGCTGGCCGAGACCATCGTGGTGAACGATCCGGCGGCGATGCGCGATGCGGCGGCGCTCGGGCTGGGCGTGACGATGCTGGCGCTGCCCGATGCGCTGCCCCTGCTGGAGCGGGGCGAACTCGTACGGCTGCTGCCGCACTGGTATGCCGATGCCGGCGCGATCTCGCTCTACTACCCCGGCCGCAGCCTGATGCCGGCCAAGACGCGCGCCTTTGTCGATTTCATCGTCGAGGCCTTCGCGCGGGAGCGCTACGCCGAACGCTTCGCCGGCAGCCTGGGCTGATCCGCGCGCCCGTTCAGGCGCCGGTTCAGGTGCTGGGTCAGGCTGCGACGGCGCCCGGCTTGGCGGCCGCCTCGCGTCCGTCCGCATCGAAGCGGCGGCGGAAATCGAAGGCGT encodes:
- a CDS encoding NADPH-dependent F420 reductase; translated protein: MKTIGILGAGAIGTAFATALATKGIPAVIANSRGPASLQELAARLGPTIRAGSREEAAAQDIVLVAVNWSKLPTALAGLPDFGGRIVIDANNPIEAPLFKPVDLAGRVSSAVFAERVPGARVVKAFNHLQAHLLASDPAAEGGRRVLFFSGDDARAKAEVGALIAQLGFFGIDLGTLEVGGRLAQFPGGPLPALNLVKFD
- a CDS encoding 3-oxoacyl-ACP reductase family protein is translated as MSSHTLPLAGKVALVTGGSRSIGAAIVKRLAADGATVAFTYSASPARAAEVVRDIEAAGGRALAIAADAGNPDAVRAAVAHTVETFGRLDILVNNAGIALGGPIGDIAFEDYERMIAVNVTGVFVATQEATRHMQQGGRVIHIGSSMTRYAAFPGASLYTLTKGAVTGFNRSLVRDLGPRGITVNTVHPGPTDTDMNPDGGPVSKIVGPGMAIGRYGQPQEIATVVAFLASPAAAFVTGADIVADGGFTA
- a CDS encoding LysR family transcriptional regulator, with the translated sequence METLANLESFVRSAETGSFSAAARRLALTPAAVSRNVAMLERNLGLRLFQRSTRKLTLTEAGERFLAAIGGNLDALQTAIAEAGSAQGEPAGVLKLSLPPTFGLSHVLPLLPEFLARHPRVRPEWHFENRQVDLIAEGYDAAIGGGFELTPGVVARALAPAHIVAVAAPGLAAGRAPLVDPAGLAGWPGIVMRSGRSGRVRHWTMRDLAGREMAAPLAETIVVNDPAAMRDAAALGLGVTMLALPDALPLLERGELVRLLPHWYADAGAISLYYPGRSLMPAKTRAFVDFIVEAFARERYAERFAGSLG